The candidate division KSB1 bacterium region ATCGTCGCGGAGTCAAGCTGCCCCGCCTGTGCGCGATCCAGCAGGTCTTGCAGTCCGGTGAAGTCCGACTCATATCTGCCGACTTGCGGAAGCGGCGCGTTGTCTTCGTGCCGCAGAAAATCCTCGTTGCTCGACGGTTTCCAGATTCCCGCGATGTGAATCGTGTCCTCGTTCACGTGCAACCGAGTCCCACCGCCCCAGCCGATTTCGGCTTTCCATTGATAAGGAGGATAGTGAATCGCGGTCAGCGTGTCACGAAAATACTCCACCAGCGAACTCTCCGGCGGCAACACGATCATGCCGCCGACCACATGCGACGTCGGAACACCGGTCTGTTCCACCAAATACGCTACGTCGGCGCAGTTGTATTCGGACTCATGCGCATGCGGATCAATGGAATACCCAAGGTCCTCGTACATCCAACGCACCACGTTCTTGTTGTTCGTGGACTCCGTGCCCGTGTCGTACGCGTCCACGGCCTGCAGAAAATTCCAATCCGATTGGTAGTTGTACCGCACGCCGCCGCCGAACAGCCCGGCCAGCATATTCGCGAACTCAACCAACGCCGTGCGGTGGTTGTTGTAGATGATGGCGCTCGATAGATAGTCCGGATTCCCCGGCGGCTCCTCGTTGTGCGAGACGACGGACACATAAATCGGCGGCGCGTTCGGATTCAACGGCACTTCGCCGCTGGCTCCGATCGTCAGTCGCGAACCGGTTCCGGCAACCAATACCTGCGGCACCGTCAGCAATCCAAACGCATCGGAACTGACCGTCCCCGTTTGGATCACCGCGTTGTCGCTGAGCCGCTCGACTTGCCACGCGAAACCGGGACTTGCCGATGGATCGAACTGCTGCAAGCGACGCGGCGTCACGTCCACGTAGATCGACTCTGGCGCCGCCACCGTTCCCCACATCGATTGCAGGTCATTCCGCGTCAGCGTCACCTGCCACGTGCTGTCGTTGTCCGTGATGTTCGCAAAGTTCAAGTAAGCATTGAGCGCGCCAATCGAGTCGCCGCTCGTCATGTTGCCATCACCCGGATCATGGTTCGCGCTGCAGCGCGAGAAGCCCGGATAGGAGAGATCCCGACGGAACTGATACAGCCACTCGCTCGCGTGCTGTTCCGGCAACCAGGCCTGTGCGCCGCCGCTCTGTCCATGCCCGCGTTGATCAAAGAAGAACATGCACAACTGTCGTGCCGTGTCATAGTCGGCATACGTGTGAATCTTCTCCGCCCAACCCACCACCACGTCCTGCTTGCCATTAAACATCATCAGCGGCGGCAGAGCGTCAGCGGTCCGCAATTTCGCGATGGCTCCGGCGTTCAACCAAGTGTACGTGTTGTACCCGTTGCTCGCCGGAAGATTTGTCGCGACCGGCGCCCACAGCCGATCCGCCACGCGACGCTCAGCGCCGCCCGTGTTGTACGTATTCGCCGGATTCGGATCGTTCAAGAATGAAAAATCAAATTTCGGGACGGTTCCCCAGATCGCCGCAATGCGCTCCGGACGACGCAGCGCATAGAACACGGATCCGAGCGCGCCCATCGACCCGCCGAACATGTACACGCGGTTGCTGTCCACCGGCAAATTCGCCAGCGCCCAATCCAGCGTCCAGTCCATTCGCCGCAGCGTGAAATCCATTACCGTTCCGGAATCGGGAGCGGCCGACATTCCGCCCACATTCCGCTGCAAATCCTCGTGATACCCGAACCAAAAGGTGTTGCGCGTGGTATCGGCAATCTCATCATCCAGCGCCAGCGTCCACTCCTCAGGGTTGCCAACGCCACCGATCACTGCCATGTAGCTTCCGCCGCGGGCGTGCGGACGAAACAACAACGGATGCGGGCTGATTGCGCCACGGCGCACCAGCCCGAAATGAAACGGCACCGATGCGATATTCGCCAGCGCAGGATAGGAAGGAGCGCCGAAATCACTCGCCCAGTGTACGTAAACTTCCACGGTGTTGGTTCCGGAAACCACGGTACGCTGCAAAACCGGCGTGGGGACATGCACCTGCTCGCTGACCGGCAGTGCCAATGTGTTCTGATTGCTGACCACCGTGTCATTCTCGCCGCCGCCATCATAGGACGTAACCGCATAGTACACCTGAGCGGATGTCATGGCACTATTCACGAACAACCCCTTGGTTGCCGAGAGCGGCAAATTCGGGATCACGGCGAAGTACTTCGCGCCGCCGCCTTCCGCCGTCTGACCCCGGGCATCCCGTGACGAGTTCTGATCGACGTTTCCCAAGGCCGAGAGTCCGCTGACGTCGATGATCGGCGTCCCCGAGCTGTAGATGTTGTACCGTGTTTCAGCCCCGCTGACTTCATCCCATGTCAAGAAGGTCTGCCCGTCGCGGTGCAGGGCCTGCAAGCCCGTTGGTCGGGCCGGGACTGCGGCGGACCATTGTGCCGTTAACATCACCGCAAGCAAACATCTGATCCATGACTTCTGCATAATTGTCTCCGATTCAAGTACTTAGCCGTGCGCCCGTCGCTGGCCTTCGAGCCGCGGCTGACCGTCTCGCCGCCGACTTAGCTATTGGACACAGCGGCGCCAGGCGAAGTTGAACGCCATGTGATAATGTCGCGAGAATTCCGGCGGGTCAGGTCTAGCCAGCCGCCCGAAAAATGACCATCCAAGCGTCAGCCTGACTTACGTCCCATCCTGATCGCTGCGTTCATTACCGAATTCATACCGGGAACCCTGCCCCTTCTCGCCTCGTAAACTCTGGTATAACAATTGCAAAACTGCGGGCGGGCGAGGCAAACTCCGGGTCCGCCTGAATTGCTTCTTTGGGTTCCGGGGCGTATATTACCAATCTGTGCAATGCAAGAATCTAACGGTAAGTTAATGAATATCAAAGAGCTGCAAGAGAAGGTTCGGAACAAGACGCTGCACGTCGGCGTGATCGGATGCGGGTACGTCGGACTCCCCCTCGCGGTGGAGTTTGCCCTGAAGGGTATTCATGTCACCGGGATCGAACTCAGCGACGACAAAGTCAAACGCGTTAACGCCGGCGAGTCTTATATCCTCGACGTTCCGCAAGCGGATCTGGCCAAGGTCGTCAAGTCCGGCCACCTGAAAGCCACGACGGACTATTCGGTCATCAAGGATATCGACGCCCTCTCGATTTGTGTACCCACTCCGCTCAACAAGACCGGCGATCCCGACATTTCCTTCATCATTTCGGCGCGCGACGAAATCCTCAAGTACGCTCACAAGGGGCTGGTGCTCATTCTCGAGAGTACCACCTACCCTGGGACGACCGAAGAGCTGATCGTTACGGCATTCGAAGACAAAGGCTTCAAGATCGGCGAAGACATCTACATTGCCTTTTCCCCCGAGCGCGTCGATCCGGGCAACCCCGTTTATCACACAAACAACACGCCCAAAGTTGTGGGCGGACACACCGACGCTTGCCTGCAGGCTGCGCTCGCCGTCTATTCGGTCATCATCGAACATCTCGTTCCCGTTTCCTCGACCAAATCCGCTGAACTCGCCAAGCTGCTCGAAAACACTTTTCGCTCAATCAACATTGGACTCGTGAATGAGCTGGCGATCATGTGCAACCTGCTCAAAGTTGATGTGTGGGAAGTGATTCAGGCCGCCGCGACCAAACCGTTCGGGTTCATGCCGTTCTACCCCGGTCCGGGGTTGGGCGGACACTGCATCCCGATCGACCCGATCTACCTGTCGTGGAAACTGAAGACACTGAAATACCGCGCGCGCTTCATCGAACTTGCCGATGACATAAACGGCGGGATGCCCGAGTATGTGGTCACGCGAATCGCCGAAGCGCTGAACGAGCACGAGAAGTCGATCAAAGGCTCCAAAATTCTCGTCCTGGGCGTGGCCTACAAACGCGATATCGACGACCCGCGCGAGTCGCCCTCACTGGATATCATCGAAGAACTCGATGAGCGCGGCGCGCATGTCAGCTACCACGACCCGTTTATTGCCTCAGTTCGGATCGAGGGCAAGACCCACAAGTCCGTGCCGCTGACCGAGCAGTTGATCGCGGCCTGTGACGTGATCGTGATCAGCACGGATCACACCGCTATTGATTACGCGAATATCGTGGCGAAGGCCAAACTGATCTTCGACGCCCGCAATGCCACCAAGCAGCTCGGACCGCGTCCCAACGTCGTGAAACTCTGATCGCGTGCGGCAGTTAGTCGGTACTATTCAACTCGTCCGTCCCGCGCAGTGGACGAAGAACCTCGTCCTGTTCGCCGCGTTACTGTTCTCGCCGGCCAAAGTCGTGATCGAGAACCCCGCGGCGATCCTGTACGTCGTCCAGGGATTTCTGGCCTTCTGCTTGCTGTCCGGCGGCGTCTATGCGTTCAATGATCTGATCGACCTGCCGGGTGACCGACACCATCCGCGCAAGCAAAACCGCCCGCTGCCGTCCGGTCGGATCTCCCTGACGACTGCGATCGCGGTTGCCGGACTCCTGCCGGCGATCGCCGTCATTTGGGCGTTCCTGCTGGACCCGTATTTCGGGTGGATCGCCGTTGCGTATTGGACGACTAACGTTATCTACACGCTCGGACTCAAGCGCGCCGTCATCCTCGATGTGCTGCTCCTGAGTACCGGGTTTGTCTTTCGCGCGGTCGCCGGCGTGGCCGTGATCCGCTCGTTTCTCCCGAATGTCTATCTTTCCTACTGGTTGATCCTGTGCGCTTTCCTGCTCTCGCTGTTCCTGGCGCTGGCCAAACGACGGCACGAAATCGCTACACTCGGCGAGGCCGCCGCCGCGCACCGTGCCAGCCTCGCGCACTATAACCTTGCCTTCATCGACCAGATGCTCGCCACGCTCACGGCGGCGACCATGGTTTCCTACAGCCTGTACACCATTTCCGACGACACCTTTCAACATTACGGCACGCGCGACCTGTTCTGGACGCTGCCGTTCGTCGTTTACGGACTGTTCCGGTACCTGTACCTGATCTACTACAAGAGCGAGGGCGGCGATCCCTCGAGCCTGCTGGTGCGCGACAAGCCCACGCTGATCAATGTTGCTCTGTGGGGAATCGCCTCCGCTTCAATTGTCTATTTGAGATGATCACGGGGAGATGTACAATGAACTCCCGAACCGGACTCACAATCTCATTGCTGATCGTCTTGCTCGCGCTGTCGCTCGGATGCAAGAAGAAGGAAGACACGAAGAGCGGGTTATCCGGCCGGGTCTCCGTTGAGGGGGGGTCCGTCGAAGGTGTGACCGTTGAGATCTTCGAAGAACCGAGCTACGGAGACGCCGAAGTTTGGTACTATACCAACCGGGAACGGTCCGTCGGATTTCAATACTCGGCACCCGCCGCGTTTGACTGGCGGCGTGACGGCCGCCTGCTGTTGAGCCGAATCACGACGGACGCGGACGGACGATTCAATTTCCCCGACCTGGCCGAGAACAACTACATTCTTGTCGTCCGGCGCGACGGCTTTGGATGGTCAGTGCCGCGGTTGATCGAATTGCGCGGCGAAAGTCTGGACCTTGGTGTCATCCCGCTCTATGCCGAGACGCTCGTTCCCCAGACGCCACTCTCCGGAGACGTCACCTGGCAAGGCAACGGCCGGCACTACGTGCTCGAAGGTGATCTCAACATCCCCGTCGGGGTGTCGCTCACCATCGAGCCGGGGGCGTTCGTTCGCGTTGACGAACCCAATCGCATCGTGGTCAGCGGGGCGCTGAGCGCTACCGGCACCGTTGACGCGTATGTCTCGTTTACCTCGACTTTTCTCGCCCCCAGCCCCTATGACTGGGATGGCGTGATCTTTCTGCCCGGGGCTGAACGGCCGACCTTTGCCTACTGCCGCTTCGACTATGCCACGAGCGCCGTCCGCGTGCAAACCAACGGCGCCACATTCGATAACTGTTTCTTCAGCAACCTCGCCAGCAAGGCAATCGACTGCACCAGCCAGCTCCTTGGCGAGACCGTATCCCTCACGCGATGTGTCTTCGACCATGTGAGTCTCGATTTCCGCGTCTACGGGATTTCGACGGTGGATGTTCAGCACAATATCTTCTTCAGCGCCCGCACATTTGCCGTGAGCCTGCAAAGCGTCCGCGACGGCGAAATCTTCTGTAACTGGTTCCAGGACTGCGGCCGATTTGATACCTCCACAACCGAGCGGTCCGGGGTCATGCTGCTCGATGATATCCAGAATGTCGAGGTCTATCGGAACCATGTACTGCAATCCGCGTACGCCTTTGACCTCGGCTCCCGCGTCGATTCCACCGTCCTGATTCATCATAACATGCTGCGCTCCATCAATCGCGTGATGAACGTCGGGGTCACCGAAGAGCAATTGGGAGCGACCTACCCGTCGTTCAATCAGAATTGCATGATCTCGATCGACAAGATCAATGTGATCGTGAATTCGTGCCATATCAATACGCACAATATCGATTGCACCGACAACTACTGGAACACCAACAGCGCCGACGTGGTGCTGCGCGTGATGATTCTGGATTGCCGCGATAATCCCGAGGGCTTCATTAGCTTCGTGGAATATGAACCGATTCTGGACCAGTGTTCCGGCGACGTCGGCATCTGTCCTAATTAACTCTGCATCGTGCAATATATCGGCAAAGATGTCCTGACGCAGGGCTCGCTCCTGCATCTGAACAAGAAACTCGCGTGGGAACGCCTGCGGTCACGGGCCAAACAGGGCATCCGCAAGGCGCAGCGCGCCGGAATTCGCGTCGTCGAGTCGCGTGACCTCGACCTGATGGCGAAGGTCTGGTACAATCCCGACACACTTTGTACCGCGCTGGAACCGGAACAGAAAATGTTCCTGTCCTATGTCGGCGACGAACTCTGCGGCGGCATTATCGTCACCCCGGTCACCAGCAGTACGCTCTTCTATCACTACGGTGGCACGAACGAACTGGGCCGCCAGATCGAAGCGAACTCCTACCTGTTCTGGTATATCGTCGAGCAATTCGAGCAGAGCGACTTCCGCTATCTCGATGTCGGTGTCAGCTTTCGTCCTGCCCTGCAGCACTACTTCCAGAAATACTGCACGCAGCCTTATCCGATCCTGTTCCGCCCACCACCGGAAGACTCCCGCCCGCGCATCGCACTCGGACCCTTTACGACCCCCGATCTTGATTGGCAGGAACAGCAGCAGGTCGCGATCAACACCGTGCTCAGCGAGTATTTCGAAGCGGAGTTCACCTACCTCCCAAGTTGGGAGTTCGCCTTGCAGTCGGCGTTTCGTGCTCTGCAATTGCCGAAAGACGCGCGGATCGGCGTCTGGTCGTCGCACGGAATCGACGCCTATCTGAACTTGCTGCTGAACCTGTTCGGTGACCGTTACAGGTTTAGCGCCGAATCGCGCGAGTGTGATGCGGTTCTGGTCTGTCATCGCTGGGGCAAGCTCTGCGAGGCCGCCGAGTCGTTGACCGCGCTCTCTGTTCCGTTGATCGAAGACTGCCGCGACTGGATCCCCGGCGATGATCAGGCCGCCAACGCCGGCCACTTCGGCAAGTACGCGGTGTTCGATTTCGCGCGCTGGTTCCCGCTGCAGTTCGGGGCGGCGCTGGTCGGCGAATATTTTGCGGATCAACAGGTGTGGGACGACTTCCATTGTCTCGACGTAACCAAACGGAATACGGTCCGCGAGGCCTTGCAACTGCACTGGCCGCGCCGGGCGGAGTATGCCCGCCGGCGCGCCGCGAATTGGAATCGCTATCGCGACCTGTTCGACCTGCTCGGCATGAAGTATCTCCCGGCGCACCCCCATGCCTCACCCGCGGCCTTCGTCCTGCGCGCTGAAGGACCCTACCCGGCGACCGCGATCGGCGAACGCCTGCGCGAATTCGGTGTGAGCTGCGAATCCGATCGACACGAAAACCTCGTGGCACTGCCTTGTCACGCACAGCTGCGTGAACGCCACATCGATTACATTTTCGGCGCATTCCGCGGCATGGTCAATCCCTGCCATACCTACGTGAGAAAAGACCCGGAGACGGAGCACGCATGAGTGCACACAATTACCTCGTGACAGGTGGCGCGGGTTTCATCGGTTCGAATATCGTGGAAGAGCTCCTGGCTCGAGGACAGCGCGTCGCGGTATTCGACAACTTCAGTACCGGCAAACGCGAGAATCTGGCGCCATTACTCAGCGACATCGAACTCGTCGAGGCGGATCTGCGGGATTTCGACGCCGTCAAGCGCGCCTGCCAGGGCCGAGATTTCGTCTTGCACCAGGCCGCGCTCGGTTCCGTCCCGCGATCGGTGGCGGACCCCGAGACGTCCCACGAGGTCAATATCACCGGGACCCTCAATGTGCTGATGGCCGCGCGTGACGCCGGCGTTAAGCGAGTCGTCGCCGCGTCGTCGTCTTCCGTTTACGGCGATACGCCGACGCTGCCCAAAGTCGAGTCGATGACCGTGCTGCCGATGTCGCCCTATGCGGTAACTAAACTCGCGTCCGAAAAATACTGTGCCGCCTTTTTCAAGGTCTATGGCCTGGAGACCGTCGCGCTGCGCTACTTCAATATCTTCGGCCCGCGGCAGGATCCCAACGGCCAGTACGCCGCCGTCATTCCGCGCTTCATCACCGCGCTCATGAACGGACAACAGCCGACGATCTATGGCGACGGCTCGCAATCGCGCGACTTCACCTTCGTCAGCCTCGCTGTGACCGCCAACCTGCTCGCGTGCGAAGCGCCCCATGTCGCCGGAGAATTCTACAACGTTGCCTGCGGGGGACAATATTCCCTGCTCGACGTCCTCAGAGAAATCAACCGACAGCTTGGCACGGCAATCGAGCCGCGCCACGAACCTGCCCGCCGCGGTGACGTGATGCACTCACGCGCCGATATTTCCAAAATCCAAGCCGCTATGAATTACCACCCCGCCGTCAGCCTGCAATCCGGTATGGAACGCACCGTCGCGCACTTCGTACAGGTGGCCGCATGAACGTCCCGATGCTCGATCTGCCCGCCCAGTTCCGCAAAATTCAACACGAAGTCATGCCCGAGGTCCAACAGGTCTTCGACTCGCAGTACTTCGTGCTCGGTCCCAACAACAAGAAGATCGAACAGCAGATGGCGGAGCTCGCCGGGATGCCGTTCGGCGTCGGTACGGCCTCCGGCACCGATGCGCTGATCCTCTGTTATCTCGCCGCGGGCCTCAAGCCCGGCGATGAAGTCATTACCACGCCGTACACGTTCTTTGCCACGGCCAGCTCCATCGTGCGGATCGGAGCGAAACCGGTCTTCGTCGATATCGAGGAAGATAGCTTCAACGTGAACCTCGATCACGTCGAAAGCCTGCCGAATCTCCGCGCCAAGGCGTTCGTCCCCGTGCATCTGTTCGGTCTCGTGATCGACCCGCAGCGGCTGCTGGCCATCTGCCGGCGACACAAAATGTGGCTGATCGAGGATGCCTGTCAGGCGGTCGGGGCGACCCGCGATGGGTTCACGGCGGGCGGCATCGGCGAACTTTCCGCCTTCTCGTTCTACCCGACCAAGAATCTGGGCGGTGCCGGCGACGGCGGGATGGTGCTGACCCGCACCGAAGAACTGGCCACCTTCGCCCGGATGGATCGTATCCACGGTGGACGCGATCGCTATTTCTACGATCGCATCGGAACTGGCGCCCGGCTCGATGAGCTGCAAGCGGCCGTACTGTCCGTGAAATTCAAGTACCTGAAAGCGTGGAACGAGCACCGCCGGGCGATGGCTGAAATCTATAACTCCGGACTGAAGGGCACCGCTGTCACGACTCCGACCACGCCGGCCGGGGCTTACCACATCTATCATCAGTATGTGATTCGCGCTCCGCGCCGGGACGAACTGAAGGAGTATCTGAAGACCAAGGGGATCGGCAGCGACATCTATTATCCCGTGCCCCTGCACCTGCAAAACTGTTTCGCCGATATGGGGTACAAGCAAGGACAATTTCCGGTAGCCGAGCGGACCGCGCTGGAGTCGCTCGCGCTTCCCATCTCCGCCGAACTCAGCCCGGCGCAAGTCGAGTATGTGTGCGCGACGATCCGCGAATTCTACGGTGGTGGTGGCGCATAATGCAGCATCCCCGCTGCTCCCGGATCTAACGAATACGACATCGAATGGCGCAAGTGAACGAACACTCGATCTGGATGAGGCTTTTCCAACAGATCGCCGACATCCTCATGACGGTGATTTCGTTTGTGACGGCCTTCGCGGTTCGTTCCCAAATCCGGACTGTGTACTTCTTCGGCAGCGCCCAGTCCGTCGATAGTTTCGCGAATATTCTGATTATCGTCGTTCCGGTCTGGTGGTTCTTTCTCGATATTCAGAAGGCCTATTCCGAGGCCGGACGCGTGTCACTGCGCGATGAATTCAACCTCGTGGTGCGAACGGCCCTGTTCGGGACGCTGACGCTGCTGGCCATCGCGTACATCCTCCGGCTCGAATCTCCGCCGCGCTCGACGATCATCCTGTTCGTCGTCATCAATGTCGCGTTGCTGTTTCTGAACCGCATCTTCTTCCACAATGTTCGCGAGTACCTCCGCGCCAAAGGGGAGTTCGCGAAGACGATCCTGATCGTCGGATCCGGCGATAAGGCACAACGATTCCTGAACGCCCTCTCCGAGCACGCGGAGTGGGGGATTGACCTGGTCGGCTTTGTGGAACTCGACCGGAACAAGATCGGTAAGGAAGTGATGGGCGCGAAAATCCTGGGCGGACCCGAACACCTGCCCGAAATTCTCCATTCCTATCCGATCCACGAAGTCGTGTTCGCGGTGCCGACGCGAATGCTGGCCGACTGCACCGACATGCTCGCCCTCTGCGAACAAGAGGGGGTCCGCGCCGTTATCCTCTCCAACTTCTTCTCGAGCCTCGTGGCGATGGTCGATGCCGAAGTCCAGTACGATCAGCCCGTCCTCATCTACTCGACGAACCGGCATCGGGAGTGGCAGCTGCTGGTGAAGCGGCTGATCGACCTCGCCGTCTCCCTGGTCCTGCTCGTGCTGTTGGCCCCGCTGCTGGCCGTGGTCGCGATGTTGATCAAGTTCGGCGACGGTGGGCCCGTATTTTATACGTGGAAGGTCGTCGGCCAAAACAAGAAAAACTTCACCGGCTACAAATTTCGCACGATGGTCGTCAATGCCGACCTGCTCAAAGAGAAACTGTTGGCGCAAAATGAGATGAAGGGCATCGCCTTCAAGATGTCCAAGGATCCGCGCATTACCAGAGTCGGTCACTTTCTGCGAAAATTCAGTCTCGATGAGTTGCCGCAACTCTGGAGTGTCCTGAAAGGCGATATGTCCGTCGTCGGTCCGCGGCCCCCGCTGGAAACCGAGTTGAAGCGCTTCGAGAGCTGGCATCGCCGCAAGCTGTCCGTGAAACCGGGACTAACCTGCCTCTGGCAGGTCTCCGGTCGCAGCACCATTACTGACTTTGATGAGTGGGTCAGGCTCGACTTGGCCTATATCGACAATTGGTCACTCTGGCTCGACTTCAAGATCCTGCTGAAGACGATTCCCGTGGTACTCACCGGCCGAGGCGCGCACTGATGCACGTGCTGATCACGGGCGGCGCGGGGTTCATCGGATCGCACACGTGCGATGCGCTGCTGTCCGGCGGGCATGATGTCACCATTCTGGACAGCCTCGAAAAGCCGGTTCACCTCAAGGGCAAGCCAGCCTACCTGTCCCCCAAGGCCCGCTTCATCCTGGGCGACGTGCGAAACCGCGACGACATGCGGCAGGCGCTGGACGGCGTCACGGCCGTGATTCATCTCGCCGCCTACCAGGACTACCTCCCCGATTTCAGCAAGTTCTTTCACGTCAATGCGGTGGGTACGGCGCTGCTCTACGAGTTGATTGTTGAGCACAAGATGCCGGTGGATCGCGTGGTCGTTGCTTCCTCGCAGGCGGTCGCCGGCGAAGGCCGGTATGCGGGATCGGACGGCGCGCTGTTTCACCCGGAGTTGAGAACTCCGGAACAGCTCGAGCGCGGCGACTGGGAGTTTCGTGACGCGGCGGGCAGCCCGCTCACGTGGCGGCCCACGCCGGAATCGGTTGCGAACCCGCGGAATCAATACGCGCTTTCCAAATACTCACAGGAACTCATGACGCTGGCCTTCGGCAAGCGCTACGAAATCCCGTCTGTCGCGCTGCGCTATTCCATCGTGCAGGGGCCGCGCCAGAGTTTCTACAATTCCTATTCGGGCGCGTGCCGGATCTTCTCGCTCAGCTACTATTTTGACCGGGCGCCGCTCATTTACGAAGACGGAGCGCAAGTTCGCGACTTCGTCAATATTCACGATGCCGTCTCCGCGAATCTGCTCGCCCTGCAAGATCAGCGTGCCGTCGGTCAGGTCTTCAATGTCGGCGGCGGTCGTCCGTACACCGTGACGGAGTTTTGCTCGATCGTCGCGCGCGAGTTCGGTAAGGAGCAACTCGCCCCGCGCGTGCCGGGCCTCTACCGGTTCGGCGATACCCGGCACATCTGCTCGGACATTTCGAAGCTGAAAGCGCTCGGCTGGAATCCGGTTCGTGACGCCGCCGAGTCCGTCCGTGAATACCGTGAATACCTTGAACAACAATCGGACATCGAGGATCTGCTCGACTACGCCGAAAAGCACATGCAGTCGCTGAATGTCGTGCGCGCCACGCGGGGAGTGAGTTCGTGAGAATCCTGGTCACGGGCGGAGCGGGCTTCATCGGATCACATCTCGCCGACAAGTTTCTGGCGGAAGGTCACGAAGTCGCCGTGCTTGACAATTTCAGTACCGGTTTCCGTCGCCATGTGCCGCCGGCCGCGCGACTCTACGAGGGCGATCTGCGGGACACGGCCTTCCTGCGGCGCGTCTTCGAGGACTTCAAACCGGAGGCGGTTGACCACCATGCCGCGCAAATCGATGTGCGCAAGTCACTCGAGGACCCGGCCAGCGACGCGCAAACGAATGTCATCGGATCGATCGCACTGATCCTCGCCGCCGTGCGCGGCGGCGTGCGAAAATTCGTGTACGCCTCCACCGGCGGCGCAATCTACGGCGAACCGAACTACCTCCCGGCCGACGAAGCGCACCCGGTGCGCCCCGAGTGCGCTTACGGAATCTCCAAGCACACGGTCGAACATTACCTCGAACTCTACCGTGTGCTCGAAGGGCTGCAATACGTCGTGCTTCGCTACTCGAATGTTTACGGCCCGCGGCAGA contains the following coding sequences:
- a CDS encoding SDR family NAD(P)-dependent oxidoreductase, which produces MHVLITGGAGFIGSHTCDALLSGGHDVTILDSLEKPVHLKGKPAYLSPKARFILGDVRNRDDMRQALDGVTAVIHLAAYQDYLPDFSKFFHVNAVGTALLYELIVEHKMPVDRVVVASSQAVAGEGRYAGSDGALFHPELRTPEQLERGDWEFRDAAGSPLTWRPTPESVANPRNQYALSKYSQELMTLAFGKRYEIPSVALRYSIVQGPRQSFYNSYSGACRIFSLSYYFDRAPLIYEDGAQVRDFVNIHDAVSANLLALQDQRAVGQVFNVGGGRPYTVTEFCSIVAREFGKEQLAPRVPGLYRFGDTRHICSDISKLKALGWNPVRDAAESVREYREYLEQQSDIEDLLDYAEKHMQSLNVVRATRGVSS
- a CDS encoding NAD-dependent epimerase/dehydratase family protein, translated to MRILVTGGAGFIGSHLADKFLAEGHEVAVLDNFSTGFRRHVPPAARLYEGDLRDTAFLRRVFEDFKPEAVDHHAAQIDVRKSLEDPASDAQTNVIGSIALILAAVRGGVRKFVYASTGGAIYGEPNYLPADEAHPVRPECAYGISKHTVEHYLELYRVLEGLQYVVLRYSNVYGPRQNPHGEAGVNAIFIGRMLEGKAPTIYGDGEQLRDYIHVGDVARANLLALRHDRCEIYNIGCGIGTSVNEIVRLLSRIMNFRELPIYAPARMGELQKIYLDARKAKRELGWMPAMDFETGLRETVNWFRQARAAEPV